One stretch of Cyclopterus lumpus isolate fCycLum1 chromosome 10, fCycLum1.pri, whole genome shotgun sequence DNA includes these proteins:
- the gar1 gene encoding H/ACA ribonucleoprotein complex subunit 1, producing the protein MSFRGGGGRGGGGGYSRGGGGGYGGGRGGGGGFGGGRGGGFGRGGGRGGGFNRQQDYGPPEYVVGLGEFVHPCEDDIVVKCTTEENKVPYFNAPVYLENKEQIGKVDEIFGQLREFYFSVKLSDNMKASSFKKMQKFYIDPMKLLPLQRFLPRPPGEKGPPRGGRGGRGGGRGGGFRGGRGGGFGGGRGGGGFGGGRGGGFRGGSRGGGFRGGRGDGGGGGYRGRGDGGGRGFRGAR; encoded by the exons ATGTCTTtcagaggtggaggtggacgAGGAGGCGGTGGAGGATATAGccgaggtggaggaggcggctatggaggaggcagaggaggtggtggaggtttcggaggaggccgaggaggtggaTTTGGACGCGGCGGGGGCAGAGGAGGTGGTTTCAACCGACAGCAAGACTACGGTCCGCCAGAATATGTCGTGG GACTGGGAGAGTTTGTGCACCCGTGTGAAGATGACATTGTGGTGAAGTGTACGACGGAGGAAAACAAAGTCCCCTACTTCAACGCCCCTGTGTACTTGGAAAACAAGGAGCAAATTGGGAAGGTGGACGAGATATTTGGCCAGCTCCGGGAATTT TATTTTTCAGTCAAACTTTCTGATAACATGAAGGCGTCTTCATTTAAGAAAATGCAGAAG TTTTATATAGATCCAATGAAGCTCCTCCCGCTGCAGAGATTCCTCCCCAGGCCGCCAGGAGAGAAGGGTCCACCAAGAGGAGGCCGAGGGGGAAGAGGCGGTGGCCGAGGAG GCGGTTTTCGAGGTGGCCGTGGTGGAGGATTTGGAGGCGGTCGTGGTGGTGGGGGATTTGGAGGTGGGCGAGGTGGAGGATTTAGAGGCGGCAGCCGAGGTGGAggcttcagaggaggaagaggagatggaggaggtggcggctacagaggaagaggagatggaggaggacgtggattCAGAG GTGCT